A region of Pseudomonas sp. Marseille-Q3773 DNA encodes the following proteins:
- a CDS encoding SDR family oxidoreductase, translating into MRDFPTPPFPSQPQSVPGSQRKMEPHPDCGEQSYTGHNRLEGKIALITGADSGIGRAVAIAYAREGADVAIAYLNEHEDAQETARWVEAAGRQCLLLPGDLAQKQHCYDIVEKTVSQFGRIDILVNNAAFQMAHESLEEIDDDEWVKTFDTNITAIFRICQAALPSMPKGSSIINTSSVNSDDPSSSLLAYAATKGAIANFTAGLAQLLGKKGIRVNSVAPGPIWTPLIPATMPDEAVRNFGSSYPMGRPGQPVEVAPIYVLLGSDEASYISGSRYAVTGGKPIL; encoded by the coding sequence ATGCGAGACTTCCCTACCCCACCGTTTCCTTCTCAGCCTCAGAGTGTCCCTGGCTCACAGCGCAAGATGGAGCCCCACCCGGATTGTGGTGAGCAGTCGTACACCGGCCACAATCGCCTCGAAGGCAAGATTGCACTGATTACCGGAGCAGACAGCGGCATCGGACGGGCAGTAGCGATTGCCTATGCCCGTGAAGGTGCCGACGTCGCCATCGCTTATCTGAACGAACATGAAGACGCGCAAGAAACCGCACGCTGGGTCGAAGCCGCAGGCCGTCAATGCCTGCTTTTACCCGGAGACCTGGCGCAGAAACAGCACTGCTACGACATCGTCGAAAAGACAGTGAGCCAGTTCGGGCGTATCGACATCCTGGTCAACAACGCGGCGTTTCAGATGGCCCATGAGTCCCTGGAAGAGATTGACGATGATGAATGGGTGAAGACCTTCGATACCAATATCACCGCCATCTTCCGTATCTGCCAGGCGGCACTGCCTTCCATGCCCAAGGGCAGTTCGATCATCAATACGAGCTCGGTCAATTCCGACGATCCGTCCTCCAGCCTGCTGGCCTATGCCGCGACCAAAGGGGCCATTGCCAACTTCACTGCTGGCCTGGCTCAGCTGCTTGGCAAGAAAGGCATTCGGGTCAACAGCGTCGCGCCAGGCCCTATCTGGACGCCTTTGATTCCGGCAACCATGCCGGACGAGGCCGTCAGGAACTTTGGCTCCAGCTATCCGATGGGGCGACCGGGGCAGCCGGTCGAAGTCGCGCCGATCTACGTGCTGCTGGGCTCCGACGAGGCCAGTTACATCAGTGGCTCACGTTATGCAGTGACTGGCGGCAAACCGATCCTTTAG
- a CDS encoding glycoside hydrolase family 15 protein, translating into MPLEQYGALGDGRSVALTGLDGSIDWWCVPHMDSPPLFDKLLAPQTGGYFSITPNQPFVAERRYLPGSNVLETLFTTDDGRARLTESLNSGPAGRLPWAELARRIEGIEGRIDFEIAIDFGTQADTVSPYVAPNDNACVFHAGRILGMFLHDHHVHIQRKDDMGVRAVLRLAAGQRSVVAIIAGRDEPLVVPPLALIDERIDGSHREWCQWSRGLLYDGPYQAQVIRNALALKLLLSSPSGSIMAAATSSLPERIGGGKNYDYRFAWIRDAGYTIEAFLGIGAQPEAKAAFTWLLRRLDEHGPRVFYTLDGAIGDCLRPVDLPGYKNSPPVVGNDARDQLQHGVFGDIFETARCFIDSGNILDAPSAMLLSGLADQCADGWRQQDAGIWELPEKQHYTMSKISCWQALSRAIELADGGHLPTTCRERWDRERQRIQEWIEVHCWNEERQAYVFHPDSERLDASLALAVRFGYPSKKRLRSTLDALDHDLKAGAFHYRYTDAQEQEGCFLACTFWLIEAWAILGDQDRAVAAYSDALKGLAHGVGIYSEMVDPQTGQYLGNLPQGLTHLAALRAAMAIGGYHPER; encoded by the coding sequence TTGCCCCTGGAGCAGTACGGTGCGCTCGGCGATGGGCGCTCTGTAGCACTGACTGGTCTGGACGGTTCCATCGACTGGTGGTGTGTGCCGCACATGGACTCACCACCCCTGTTCGACAAGCTGCTGGCTCCGCAAACAGGAGGCTACTTTTCCATTACCCCCAACCAGCCGTTCGTTGCTGAGCGGCGCTACCTGCCAGGCAGCAACGTCCTCGAGACACTCTTCACGACCGACGACGGTCGTGCGCGGCTGACCGAGTCCTTGAACAGTGGCCCTGCCGGGCGTTTACCGTGGGCCGAACTTGCCAGGCGCATCGAAGGTATCGAGGGCAGGATCGACTTCGAGATCGCCATCGACTTCGGAACCCAAGCCGACACGGTAAGCCCCTACGTGGCGCCGAATGACAATGCCTGCGTTTTTCATGCGGGCCGAATACTCGGCATGTTCCTGCACGACCATCATGTGCACATCCAACGCAAGGACGACATGGGCGTCCGTGCTGTACTTCGCCTTGCTGCGGGGCAACGCTCGGTGGTCGCAATCATCGCGGGGCGTGATGAGCCGCTGGTGGTACCGCCATTGGCCCTGATCGATGAACGCATCGACGGCTCGCATCGGGAGTGGTGCCAATGGTCAAGGGGGCTGCTCTACGACGGCCCGTATCAGGCCCAGGTCATCCGAAATGCGCTGGCCCTCAAACTGCTGCTGTCCTCTCCGAGTGGTTCGATCATGGCGGCAGCGACCTCGTCCCTTCCCGAACGGATTGGCGGCGGCAAGAACTACGACTACCGCTTCGCCTGGATACGCGATGCCGGCTACACCATCGAAGCGTTTCTCGGCATCGGCGCTCAGCCGGAAGCCAAGGCTGCTTTTACCTGGCTATTGCGCCGGCTGGATGAACATGGGCCGCGGGTGTTCTATACCCTCGACGGTGCAATCGGTGATTGCCTGCGCCCGGTCGATCTGCCTGGCTACAAGAACTCGCCACCCGTTGTCGGCAACGATGCCCGCGACCAACTTCAACACGGGGTGTTCGGTGACATCTTCGAAACAGCGCGCTGCTTCATCGACAGCGGCAACATTCTCGATGCCCCGAGCGCCATGCTCCTCTCAGGCCTTGCCGACCAGTGCGCCGACGGTTGGCGCCAGCAGGACGCCGGTATCTGGGAATTGCCGGAAAAGCAGCACTACACAATGTCCAAGATCAGTTGCTGGCAAGCCTTGAGCCGAGCCATCGAACTGGCAGATGGAGGCCATCTGCCCACCACCTGCCGGGAACGCTGGGATCGCGAGCGGCAGCGTATCCAGGAATGGATCGAGGTGCACTGCTGGAATGAGGAACGCCAGGCCTATGTTTTCCATCCAGACAGCGAGCGGCTGGATGCCTCGCTGGCATTGGCCGTCAGGTTCGGCTACCCCAGCAAGAAACGTCTACGCAGCACGCTGGACGCCCTCGACCATGATCTCAAAGCCGGCGCTTTCCACTATCGCTACACCGATGCACAGGAACAGGAAGGTTGCTTCCTGGCCTGCACATTCTGGTTGATCGAAGCCTGGGCCATTCTGGGTGACCAGGATCGCGCGGTGGCCGCCTATTCAGACGCCTTGAAAGGGCTGGCACACGGGGTAGGCATCTACTCGGAGATGGTCGATCCGCAGACGGGGCAGTATCTGGGCAACCTTCCGCAGGGCTTGACTCACCTGGCGGCCCTCAGGGCTGCGATGGCCATCGGTGGCTACCATCCCGAAAGGTGA
- a CDS encoding NAD(P)/FAD-dependent oxidoreductase — MSTHGVPSESSSNDRDAANLDGQYDFECLVIGAGPAGLTAAIYLSRFHRRVLVADGGHSRARMIPRSHNYPGFPPGISGEELLARLAEQATQYGALIEVGCVEGLAHERSGFVATLNGRAVTARTVIMATGMKDVLPPVEAAYDAVAQSRIRLCAICDGYEVNGDNVAVYGEADCAIRHALFLRNFTDRLTVLMKAGAAQCQGIAGEALEAGIQLVEDAAVDVIRLAGDQVEVQTLKGGLFHFDIVYPCLGSDSCSGLASALGAEVDEQGALVVDSHQCTNVKGLYAVGDVVGSLKQISVATGQATICATAVHGQLDRRLWEPRDWFG, encoded by the coding sequence GTGAGCACCCATGGAGTCCCCTCCGAATCCAGTAGTAATGACCGCGACGCAGCGAACCTTGATGGTCAATATGATTTCGAATGCCTTGTCATCGGGGCTGGCCCTGCCGGATTGACCGCTGCAATCTATCTCAGCCGTTTCCATAGGCGAGTGCTGGTCGCCGACGGCGGCCACAGTCGTGCAAGGATGATTCCTCGCTCGCATAACTATCCCGGATTCCCGCCGGGCATTTCTGGAGAGGAGTTGCTTGCGCGTTTGGCGGAGCAGGCCACTCAATATGGCGCATTGATCGAGGTTGGTTGTGTCGAGGGGTTAGCCCACGAGCGGTCTGGGTTTGTCGCCACGCTCAACGGCCGTGCGGTCACCGCGCGAACGGTAATCATGGCCACTGGCATGAAGGATGTGCTTCCTCCTGTTGAGGCCGCTTACGACGCGGTTGCGCAATCGAGGATTCGCCTATGCGCCATTTGTGATGGCTACGAAGTGAACGGAGACAATGTTGCTGTCTACGGTGAAGCGGACTGCGCAATCCGCCACGCTCTGTTCCTGCGCAACTTCACTGACCGCCTGACAGTGCTTATGAAGGCCGGTGCTGCACAATGCCAGGGAATTGCCGGTGAAGCGCTTGAAGCTGGAATCCAGCTAGTGGAAGACGCGGCGGTGGACGTCATCCGGTTGGCCGGAGATCAGGTCGAGGTACAAACCCTGAAGGGCGGTTTATTTCACTTCGATATCGTCTATCCGTGCCTAGGGTCTGATTCGTGCTCAGGCCTGGCTTCGGCGCTGGGCGCTGAAGTCGATGAGCAAGGTGCCCTGGTTGTCGATTCCCATCAATGCACCAACGTTAAGGGACTTTATGCGGTGGGAGATGTGGTTGGCTCGCTCAAACAAATCAGCGTCGCCACAGGCCAAGCGACTATTTGCGCCACTGCAGTGCATGGTCAATTGGATCGGCGACTGTGGGAACCACGCGACTGGTTCGGCTAG
- the arfB gene encoding alternative ribosome rescue aminoacyl-tRNA hydrolase ArfB yields MLTISNNVHLPDAEIELSYIRAQGAGGQNVNKVSSAVHLRFDIPASSLPEFYKERLLALRDSRITGDGVLIIKAQQYRTQEQNRADALARLAELIIAAGKTEKKRRPTKPTLGSKTRRLEGKARRSTVKAGRGKVDF; encoded by the coding sequence ATGCTGACCATCTCCAATAACGTACATCTGCCGGATGCCGAAATCGAACTGAGCTACATTCGCGCGCAGGGCGCGGGTGGGCAGAATGTCAACAAGGTGTCCAGCGCCGTGCACCTGCGCTTCGACATCCCGGCCTCATCGTTGCCCGAGTTCTACAAGGAGCGGCTGCTGGCGCTGCGTGACAGCCGCATCACCGGTGACGGCGTGTTGATCATCAAGGCGCAGCAGTACCGCACCCAGGAGCAGAACCGGGCCGACGCATTGGCGCGTCTTGCCGAGTTGATCATCGCTGCCGGCAAGACCGAGAAGAAACGCCGCCCCACCAAACCGACCCTCGGCTCGAAGACCCGCCGCCTCGAGGGGAAAGCCAGGCGCAGCACGGTCAAGGCGGGGCGGGGGAAGGTGGATTTCTAG